A single Bacteroidota bacterium DNA region contains:
- the nth gene encoding endonuclease III, producing the protein MTKKEKIDFIVNTLEEMYPNPPIPLDHYSPYTLLIAVLLSAQSTDARVNLHTPILFKKADVPEAMIKLSIDEIREIIKPVGLSPQKSKAIWNLSKILIEKHNSEVPKNFEDLEALPGVGHKTASVVMSQAFGVPAFPVDTHIHRLMYKWGLTNGKNVTQTEKDAKRLFPKELWNKLHIQIILYGREYSPARGLKLENDIILRTVGRKSVLKEL; encoded by the coding sequence ATGACTAAAAAAGAAAAGATCGACTTCATAGTAAATACTCTGGAGGAAATGTATCCTAACCCTCCTATCCCACTTGACCATTACAGTCCTTATACCTTATTGATCGCTGTTTTACTCTCGGCTCAAAGCACTGATGCCAGAGTTAATCTGCATACACCTATATTATTTAAGAAAGCCGATGTTCCTGAAGCAATGATTAAGCTAAGCATTGATGAAATTAGAGAAATAATCAAACCTGTTGGTTTATCTCCTCAAAAATCAAAGGCAATATGGAATTTATCAAAAATATTAATCGAAAAGCATAATTCTGAAGTTCCTAAAAACTTTGAAGACCTTGAAGCTCTACCGGGTGTAGGACATAAAACAGCTTCTGTTGTGATGTCGCAGGCATTTGGAGTTCCCGCATTTCCTGTTGACACTCACATTCACAGACTTATGTACAAATGGGGACTGACAAACGGAAAAAATGTAACTCAAACAGAAAAAGACGCAAAAAGACTATTTCCGAAAGAATTGTGGAACAAACTACATATTCAAATAATACTTTATGGCAGAGAATATTCGCCGGCAAGAGGTTTAAAATTGGAAAATGATATAATTCTAAGAACAGTAGGTAGAAAATCCGTTTTAAAAGAACTCTAA
- a CDS encoding GNAT family protein: MNIKVDNKTTICSWQENHIDGLLKHANSNDITKYLGDTFPHPYTKSDADSWIEFNNNLEENLNFAILVNDNCVGGIGIIKSKDIYRKTIEIGYWIGTEFQNKGIISKSVKRFTEYCFNSFDIHRIQAKVFSNNEASKKVLIKCNYTEEAVLKDAIYKNDTFLDLHLFRILKSDF, from the coding sequence TTGAACATCAAAGTAGACAATAAAACCACAATATGCAGTTGGCAGGAAAATCACATTGACGGATTACTTAAACATGCCAATTCGAATGATATTACCAAATATCTTGGCGATACTTTTCCTCATCCTTATACTAAATCAGATGCTGACTCCTGGATAGAATTTAACAACAATTTGGAAGAAAATCTTAATTTTGCAATTCTTGTTAATGATAATTGTGTTGGAGGAATAGGAATTATAAAGTCTAAGGATATTTATCGCAAAACAATTGAGATAGGATATTGGATAGGTACTGAATTTCAAAATAAAGGCATTATCAGCAAATCCGTAAAACGATTTACGGAATATTGTTTTAACAGTTTTGATATTCACAGAATCCAGGCTAAAGTTTTTTCGAACAACGAAGCCTCAAAAAAAGTTTTAATAAAGTGTAATTATACAGAAGAAGCAGTTCTTAAGGATGCTATTTATAAAAATGATACTTTTTTAGACTTACATTTATTTAGAATTTTAAAATCTGATTTTTGA
- a CDS encoding DMT family transporter, producing MKYSFLVFLGAASYGILSTIAKLSYKAGFTAADATGSQMIFGVIILWAIVLIKEKGKTKTKTNKSDIVRLMLMGIPVGLTSVFYYQSVQLLPASIAILLLFQFTWIGILLEAISLKKLPSLAKVVSTVILMGGTVLASGVLENGLGGYNTKGIIYGLLASVSYALFIFFNGKSTSSISATKKSALMLTGAAILTVLVYPPVFLINGAVLNGLAIYGIPLALFGAVIPPLLFAIGIPKIGVGLSSIINAAELPVAVMASSVVLGEVVTSSQWTGVSIILAAMILPNLIERKINKKKVISELRN from the coding sequence ATGAAGTATAGTTTTTTGGTTTTTTTGGGTGCTGCAAGTTATGGAATATTGTCAACTATTGCCAAGTTGAGTTATAAGGCAGGTTTCACTGCTGCAGATGCCACCGGGAGTCAAATGATTTTTGGGGTCATAATTCTTTGGGCAATTGTTTTGATAAAAGAGAAAGGAAAAACAAAAACAAAGACTAATAAATCAGATATAGTTCGTCTGATGCTTATGGGAATACCTGTTGGCTTAACGAGTGTATTTTATTACCAGTCGGTACAACTGCTTCCTGCCTCGATTGCGATACTGTTATTGTTTCAATTTACATGGATAGGAATTTTATTGGAAGCTATTTCTTTAAAGAAACTTCCTTCATTAGCTAAAGTTGTTTCTACAGTTATTTTGATGGGGGGAACTGTTTTAGCTTCAGGAGTATTAGAAAACGGTCTTGGCGGCTATAATACCAAAGGGATAATTTATGGTCTATTGGCATCAGTATCATATGCATTGTTCATATTTTTTAACGGAAAAAGCACCAGTTCAATCAGCGCGACCAAAAAAAGTGCCCTTATGCTAACGGGTGCCGCAATACTTACTGTATTAGTCTACCCTCCCGTGTTCTTAATTAATGGGGCAGTTCTAAACGGATTGGCAATTTATGGAATTCCACTGGCCTTGTTTGGTGCAGTTATTCCTCCATTATTGTTCGCAATTGGAATTCCGAAAATCGGGGTTGGACTGAGTTCGATTATTAATGCAGCAGAGCTGCCTGTTGCGGTAATGGCTTCAAGTGTTGTTTTGGGTGAAGTTGTAACATCATCGCAGTGGACGGGGGTAAGTATTATTTTGGCTGCCATGATATTACCAAATCTGATAGAAAGAAAGATAAATAAGAAAAAAGTAATTTCTGAATTAAGGAATTAG